A region of Granulicella aggregans DNA encodes the following proteins:
- the cyaY gene encoding iron donor protein CyaY translates to MIDEATFRRASDSALEALKQSLIAAEEDGGFEAEDNNGVLNILFEDGTGKFVFTPNTPVRQIWISAQSTSFKLDWSETESAFVLPKTGEALTPLTQRLLREHLSDDSITL, encoded by the coding sequence ATGATCGATGAAGCAACCTTCCGCCGCGCCTCCGACAGCGCACTAGAGGCCCTCAAGCAGTCCCTCATTGCCGCCGAAGAAGACGGCGGCTTCGAAGCCGAAGATAACAATGGCGTTCTCAACATCCTTTTCGAAGACGGCACCGGCAAGTTCGTCTTCACGCCCAATACACCCGTGCGTCAGATCTGGATCTCGGCCCAATCCACCAGCTTCAAGCTCGACTGGTCCGAGACCGAATCAGCCTTCGTCCTCCCAAAAACCGGAGAGGCGCTGACTCCACTCACCCAGCGCCTCCTCCGCGAACATCTCTCGGACGACAGCATCACCCTTTAG
- a CDS encoding polysaccharide deacetylase family protein has translation MSQQVFYDPQRRRWKRLRRVLDVAALLGLIVGVIFIVGLLRVKPMKELLLPATTHNYRALDTKPIATKTAAQKLRRAPHRKTDKAPSDITLNSGEGLRAAYYVEWDPSSYPSLKQHIKQIDLLFPDWLHVVGTDGDITANTIDNVPYSIVDRAGVHGVDRENKVARAISDAHEDTEVFPLVNNFDPRKGMFVPLVGDFLGNDASRARFVTEIDTFLAKNTLYRGIALDLEEIPTAAQPGYRALIGALYDDFHRRNLKLYINTPVSDPDYDLKFMADHSDGLMIMNYDEHQVDSQPGPIASQDWFIDNLKDVLKVVPKEKIICSLGSYGYDWTTALPPPGPAKGVKGKKAAQPPPAKVLNATALSTQEAWQAASDADAQIQFDPDAMNAHFAYDDEDAHVRHQVWFLDGVTVLNEMRAARALGIQTIGLWRLGSEDDSLWKIWDKPQRVDAWKDLAQVEPGYDVDDEGEGDIMRVTKRPQSGQRTMTLEDDDEVPMDQRSVVNEQMKSYPLPYTVQYVGYNKKKVALSFDDGPDPEWTPKILDVLKKYKVSGTFFMIGEEAENNVGVMKRVYREGHEIGNHTFTHPDISSISSAQVKLQVVATERLFAAKLGVNPLYFRPPYSIDQEPDTNDQAAPVELIQNLGYVVVGNKIDTDDWDEHPRKSPEEIRDSVFRQIDAMEKNPWGRGSVILLHDGGGDRSATVAALPMLIEALRARGYEIVPVSQLVGQTREQVMVPLTGWRQRALAFADSVAFFFISFFNHFVVAVFFVGDVLMTGRLIIIGLFAIIDRLRKRKNFASADYNPRVAVLIPAYNEELVIVRTIRSVMMSNYKNMHIIVIDDGSKDRTSEVARAAYPKEIEAGRLTVLTKPNGGKADALNYALNYVDEEIYVGIDADGVIAHDAITRLVPHFANPKIGAVAGNAKVGNRVNLWTRWQALEYITSQNFERRALDLFDVVMVVPGAIGAWRTDAVKAGNGYHTNTVAEDADLTMNILEQGYSVIYEDQALAFTEAPVNADGLMRQRFRWSFGILQAIYKHKGAIRKHRAMGLFALPNILIFQILLPLVSPLIDLMFVAGIFHYIIDHYFHPESASTASLYKLIAFFLTFTVIDFAASAVAFALERKHQASKGDWWLLFHIWIQRFTYRQVFSLVLLKTVKRAVDGKPFNWDKLDRTAKMSAETEKLTAG, from the coding sequence GTGAGCCAACAGGTTTTTTACGATCCGCAGAGAAGACGATGGAAGCGGCTTCGTCGCGTTCTGGACGTGGCAGCGCTGCTGGGGTTGATCGTCGGCGTGATCTTTATCGTGGGACTGCTGCGGGTGAAGCCGATGAAGGAGCTTCTGCTTCCGGCGACGACGCACAACTACCGCGCCCTGGATACGAAGCCGATTGCCACCAAGACCGCCGCGCAGAAGCTTCGGCGTGCACCGCACCGGAAGACGGACAAGGCACCGTCGGATATCACGCTGAACTCGGGCGAAGGTCTGCGTGCGGCGTATTACGTGGAGTGGGACCCTTCGAGCTACCCCTCGCTGAAGCAGCACATCAAGCAGATCGATCTGCTGTTCCCGGATTGGCTGCATGTGGTGGGTACGGACGGAGACATTACGGCGAACACGATCGACAATGTGCCGTACTCGATTGTGGATCGTGCCGGCGTGCATGGGGTCGACCGCGAGAATAAGGTCGCGCGGGCGATCTCCGATGCGCATGAAGATACGGAAGTCTTTCCGCTGGTGAACAACTTTGATCCGAGGAAGGGAATGTTCGTTCCGCTAGTAGGAGATTTCCTTGGCAATGATGCTTCGCGGGCGCGATTTGTAACCGAGATTGATACATTTCTGGCGAAGAACACTTTGTATCGGGGGATAGCGCTCGATCTGGAGGAGATTCCGACAGCGGCGCAGCCCGGATATCGCGCGCTGATCGGTGCGCTCTATGACGACTTTCACCGACGGAATCTAAAGCTCTATATCAACACGCCGGTCAGCGATCCGGACTACGACCTGAAGTTTATGGCCGACCATTCGGACGGATTGATGATCATGAACTACGACGAGCACCAGGTGGACAGCCAGCCGGGACCGATCGCGTCGCAGGACTGGTTTATCGACAACCTGAAGGACGTGTTGAAGGTCGTGCCGAAGGAGAAGATCATCTGCTCGCTGGGCAGCTATGGCTATGACTGGACGACCGCGTTGCCGCCGCCCGGGCCGGCGAAGGGAGTGAAGGGGAAGAAGGCTGCACAGCCGCCTCCAGCGAAGGTGCTGAATGCGACGGCTCTTTCGACGCAGGAGGCATGGCAGGCGGCTTCGGACGCAGACGCGCAGATACAGTTCGATCCCGATGCAATGAATGCGCACTTCGCATACGACGATGAAGATGCGCATGTGCGCCATCAGGTCTGGTTCCTGGACGGCGTGACCGTGTTGAACGAGATGCGGGCGGCGCGGGCGCTGGGTATCCAGACGATTGGGCTTTGGCGACTTGGCTCGGAAGACGATTCGCTGTGGAAGATATGGGACAAGCCGCAGCGTGTGGATGCGTGGAAGGACCTGGCGCAGGTTGAGCCCGGGTACGACGTCGACGATGAGGGCGAGGGCGACATTATGCGGGTGACGAAGCGTCCGCAGAGTGGCCAGCGGACGATGACGCTCGAGGATGACGACGAAGTGCCGATGGACCAGCGCAGCGTGGTAAACGAGCAGATGAAGTCGTACCCGCTGCCGTACACAGTGCAGTATGTCGGATACAACAAGAAAAAGGTGGCGCTTTCGTTCGACGATGGGCCTGATCCGGAGTGGACGCCGAAGATTCTGGATGTGTTGAAGAAGTACAAAGTGTCGGGAACGTTCTTCATGATTGGCGAGGAGGCGGAGAACAACGTAGGCGTGATGAAGCGCGTGTACCGCGAAGGCCACGAGATCGGAAACCACACGTTCACACACCCGGACATCAGCAGCATTTCCAGCGCGCAGGTGAAGCTGCAGGTGGTGGCGACGGAGCGGCTGTTTGCGGCGAAGCTCGGCGTGAATCCGCTGTACTTCAGGCCGCCGTACTCGATCGACCAGGAGCCGGACACGAACGACCAGGCCGCTCCGGTGGAGTTGATCCAGAACCTCGGGTACGTGGTGGTGGGCAACAAGATCGACACGGATGATTGGGATGAGCATCCGCGGAAGTCGCCGGAAGAGATCAGGGATAGTGTCTTCCGCCAGATTGATGCGATGGAGAAGAATCCGTGGGGGCGGGGATCGGTCATTCTTCTGCACGATGGTGGCGGGGATCGCTCGGCGACCGTAGCCGCTTTGCCGATGCTGATTGAGGCGCTGCGGGCACGGGGATATGAGATTGTGCCTGTGTCACAGCTGGTGGGACAGACGCGCGAACAGGTGATGGTTCCGTTGACCGGATGGCGGCAGCGGGCTCTGGCGTTTGCGGATTCTGTAGCGTTCTTCTTCATCTCGTTCTTCAACCACTTTGTGGTCGCAGTGTTTTTTGTCGGCGATGTCCTGATGACTGGACGACTGATCATCATCGGCTTGTTCGCGATCATTGATCGCTTACGCAAGCGGAAGAACTTTGCGAGTGCTGACTACAATCCGCGCGTGGCGGTGCTGATTCCTGCTTACAACGAAGAGCTGGTGATCGTGCGGACGATTCGTTCGGTGATGATGTCGAACTACAAGAACATGCACATCATCGTGATCGATGATGGCTCGAAAGACCGGACGAGCGAGGTGGCGCGGGCTGCCTATCCGAAGGAGATTGAGGCTGGGCGGCTGACCGTGCTGACCAAGCCGAACGGCGGCAAGGCCGATGCGTTGAACTACGCGCTGAACTATGTGGATGAGGAGATCTATGTCGGCATCGATGCCGATGGCGTGATCGCGCATGATGCGATTACGCGGTTGGTGCCTCACTTTGCCAACCCGAAGATTGGGGCGGTTGCCGGTAACGCGAAGGTTGGCAATCGCGTGAATCTGTGGACGCGGTGGCAGGCGCTTGAGTACATCACCAGCCAGAACTTTGAGCGGCGGGCGCTGGATCTGTTCGATGTGGTGATGGTGGTGCCAGGGGCGATTGGGGCCTGGCGGACCGATGCGGTGAAGGCCGGTAATGGCTACCACACCAATACCGTAGCCGAGGATGCCGACCTGACGATGAACATCCTGGAGCAGGGGTACTCGGTGATCTACGAGGATCAGGCTTTGGCGTTTACTGAGGCACCTGTCAACGCGGATGGACTGATGCGGCAGAGGTTCCGGTGGTCGTTCGGGATCCTGCAGGCGATCTACAAGCACAAGGGTGCGATTCGGAAGCACCGGGCGATGGGGCTGTTTGCGCTGCCAAATATTCTGATCTTCCAGATATTGTTGCCGCTGGTGTCGCCGCTGATCGACCTGATGTTTGTGGCGGGGATCTTTCACTACATCATCGACCACTACTTCCACCCGGAATCGGCTTCGACGGCGAGCCTCTACAAGCTGATCGCGTTCTTCCTGACGTTTACGGTGATTGATTTTGCGGCGTCGGCGGTGGCTTTTGCGCTGGAGCGGAAGCACCAGGCGAGCAAGGGTGACTGGTGGCTGCTGTTCCACATCTGGATACAGCGCTTTACGTATCGGCAGGTGTTCTCGTTAGTGCTGCTGAAGACAGTCAAACGCGCCGTGGATGGTAAGCCGTTCAACTGGGACAAGCTGGATCGGACAGCGAAGATGTCGGCGGAGACGGAGAAGCTGACGGCTGGGTGA
- a CDS encoding ATP-binding protein, translating to MSSSEVGKVGIEQLDLSPVGEITPKLLSLLRGVSIFESLKDEEFECMTDIQQVHMAPGDVMIQQGESVKHFAVLLEGKISIFHKTGKQEEVEVASYSAGSAFGELPLLANLPVTGTVRAMQPSYLLLLDEESFWELMTSCPQVRKAILRNMAQRFTKHQTMTLQHEKMASLGTMAAGLMHELNNPGTAARRAASQLRQNLQRMHELSTRLSRTELNAEQKECIFDLQAHAMQAEKPIRMNSLEQSDAEEELATWMEEAHIENAWKLAPTLVSVGIKAPDLECARSEFQPELFSDCLSWLEALVSSMQLVGMIEESIGRVTELVHAVKSYAYEGKGSKQSINVNDSIHATLVILGHKMREKEITVEKNFDNSLPLLQTELSGLNQVWTNILDNAIDALQQHGRIELKTWTEERFGVPYILISIADDGAGIPLDIQPHIFDLFYTTKEVGVGTGLGLGIVNKIVDQYGGTIRFSSQPGRTEFVVSLPSTRAKS from the coding sequence ATGTCCAGCTCGGAGGTGGGTAAGGTGGGGATCGAGCAGCTCGATCTGTCCCCGGTTGGCGAGATAACGCCGAAGCTGCTCAGTCTGCTACGCGGAGTCTCGATCTTCGAGTCGTTGAAGGACGAAGAGTTCGAGTGCATGACGGACATCCAGCAGGTCCACATGGCACCCGGCGATGTGATGATCCAGCAGGGCGAGTCGGTCAAGCACTTTGCGGTCCTGCTCGAGGGAAAGATCAGCATCTTCCACAAGACAGGGAAGCAGGAGGAGGTCGAAGTCGCTTCCTACAGTGCGGGTAGTGCGTTCGGAGAGCTTCCTTTATTGGCCAACCTCCCCGTGACGGGCACGGTGCGGGCGATGCAGCCTAGCTATCTGCTGCTACTGGATGAGGAGTCGTTCTGGGAGCTGATGACGAGCTGTCCGCAGGTTCGTAAGGCGATCCTGCGGAATATGGCACAGCGATTCACGAAGCATCAGACCATGACGCTCCAGCACGAGAAGATGGCGTCGCTGGGAACGATGGCAGCGGGCTTGATGCACGAGTTGAACAATCCCGGCACTGCGGCAAGACGGGCGGCCTCGCAGTTGCGACAGAACCTGCAACGAATGCATGAGCTGAGCACGCGGTTAAGCCGAACCGAGTTGAATGCAGAGCAGAAGGAATGCATCTTTGACTTACAAGCGCACGCCATGCAGGCGGAGAAGCCGATCCGGATGAATTCGCTGGAACAAAGCGATGCCGAAGAAGAGCTAGCGACGTGGATGGAAGAGGCGCACATCGAGAATGCTTGGAAGCTGGCTCCCACGCTGGTCTCCGTGGGAATCAAGGCACCTGACCTGGAGTGTGCGCGGAGCGAGTTTCAGCCGGAGCTATTCTCCGATTGCTTAAGTTGGCTCGAAGCTCTGGTGTCGAGCATGCAGCTGGTGGGCATGATCGAAGAGAGCATCGGTCGAGTCACAGAACTGGTTCACGCGGTGAAGTCGTATGCCTACGAGGGCAAAGGATCGAAGCAGTCGATCAATGTGAACGACAGCATCCATGCCACGTTGGTCATCCTGGGGCACAAGATGCGCGAGAAGGAGATTACGGTCGAGAAGAACTTCGACAACTCACTTCCTCTTCTGCAGACTGAGCTATCGGGGTTAAATCAGGTGTGGACGAATATCCTCGACAATGCGATCGACGCGTTGCAGCAGCATGGCAGGATCGAGTTGAAGACCTGGACGGAGGAGCGGTTTGGGGTTCCATATATTCTGATCAGCATCGCCGATGACGGTGCGGGAATTCCGCTGGATATTCAGCCGCATATCTTCGACCTCTTCTATACGACGAAGGAAGTGGGGGTAGGGACTGGGCTGGGGCTGGGGATCGTGAACAAGATCGTGGACCAGTACGGGGGCACGATCCGATTTTCGTCGCAGCCGGGGCGGACGGAGTTCGTAGTGAGTCTGCCGAGTACACGAGCAAAGAGTTGA
- the pruA gene encoding L-glutamate gamma-semialdehyde dehydrogenase: MATLTIPPAVAELSSFATEPFVDFTASENKLAMEAALASVYSKLGREYDMVIGGSPIKTTGKIISVNPANPSQVVGTHQRAGAEHVEAAIAAAHGAFAAWSKTDVTERVQFLLQAADLIRERKFEFCAWLTYEVGKNWAEADADVAECIDFLEFYAREALRLNEAKTPIQYPGEKNQLKYIPLGVGAVIPPWNFPFAIMAGMTAAAIVTGNTVILKPSVDASTIAAIFFELLREIGLPDGVVNFCPGEGPEFGSEVVAHPKTRFIAFTGSKKVGLEIHESAAKTRPGQIWIKRTVLEMGGKDSILVDRDCDIEAAVEGVAASAFGFNGQKCSACSRAIVDASIYDVFCDRLVERVEAIKQGDPVENFYAGPVISPIAYKRVLDYIEIGKREGRLLTGGAAVETAEKGYYIAPTVIADVSPTARIAQEEIFGPVLAVIKSSGFDESLKIANNTEYGLTGAVYSNNRDHLERAREEFFVGNLYFNRKCTGAMVGAHPFGGFNMSGTDSKAGGPDYLLLFTQAKSIAEKVTAV; encoded by the coding sequence ATGGCCACTTTGACGATTCCGCCCGCCGTCGCTGAACTCTCCTCCTTTGCCACCGAGCCGTTTGTCGACTTTACCGCGTCGGAGAACAAACTGGCGATGGAGGCTGCGCTAGCTTCTGTGTATTCGAAGCTGGGGCGCGAGTACGACATGGTGATCGGCGGGAGTCCGATCAAAACTACCGGGAAGATCATTTCGGTGAATCCGGCGAATCCTTCGCAGGTGGTGGGAACGCATCAGCGGGCCGGGGCGGAGCATGTCGAGGCTGCGATTGCGGCGGCCCATGGGGCCTTTGCTGCCTGGAGCAAGACGGATGTAACCGAGCGGGTGCAGTTTCTGCTGCAGGCTGCGGATCTGATTCGTGAGCGGAAGTTCGAGTTCTGCGCTTGGCTTACGTATGAGGTAGGGAAGAACTGGGCCGAGGCGGATGCGGATGTCGCCGAGTGCATCGACTTCCTGGAGTTCTATGCGCGCGAGGCGCTGCGGCTGAACGAGGCGAAGACGCCGATTCAGTATCCGGGCGAGAAAAACCAGTTGAAGTACATTCCGCTGGGAGTGGGCGCGGTGATTCCGCCGTGGAATTTCCCGTTTGCGATTATGGCGGGGATGACCGCGGCGGCGATTGTGACGGGAAATACTGTGATCCTGAAACCGTCGGTGGATGCTTCGACGATTGCTGCGATCTTCTTCGAGTTGCTGCGGGAGATTGGTCTGCCGGATGGGGTGGTGAACTTCTGTCCGGGCGAGGGGCCGGAGTTTGGCTCGGAGGTCGTAGCGCACCCGAAGACGAGGTTTATCGCGTTTACCGGATCGAAGAAGGTGGGACTGGAGATCCACGAGAGCGCGGCCAAGACCCGTCCAGGGCAGATCTGGATCAAGCGGACGGTGCTCGAGATGGGTGGCAAGGACTCGATCCTTGTCGATCGTGACTGCGATATTGAGGCTGCGGTTGAAGGCGTAGCGGCTAGTGCGTTCGGGTTCAACGGGCAGAAGTGTTCGGCGTGTTCACGGGCGATTGTGGATGCGTCGATTTATGATGTCTTCTGCGACCGGCTGGTGGAGCGGGTCGAGGCGATCAAGCAGGGCGATCCGGTGGAGAACTTTTATGCGGGGCCGGTGATCAGCCCGATCGCGTACAAGCGGGTGCTGGATTACATCGAGATTGGCAAGCGTGAAGGGCGATTGTTGACGGGTGGTGCCGCAGTCGAGACGGCTGAGAAGGGCTACTACATCGCTCCGACGGTGATCGCGGATGTTTCGCCTACGGCGCGGATTGCGCAGGAAGAGATATTTGGGCCGGTGCTGGCAGTGATCAAGTCGAGTGGCTTCGATGAGTCGCTGAAGATTGCGAACAACACCGAGTATGGGTTGACCGGGGCGGTGTATTCGAACAACCGCGATCACCTGGAGCGGGCACGGGAGGAGTTCTTCGTCGGCAACCTTTACTTCAATCGGAAGTGCACGGGGGCGATGGTCGGAGCGCATCCGTTTGGCGGGTTCAATATGAGCGGGACGGACTCGAAGGCAGGTGGGCCGGATTATTTGCTGCTGTTTACGCAGGCGAAGTCGATCGCGGAAAAGGTGACGGCGGTATAA
- a CDS encoding type II toxin-antitoxin system RelE family toxin yields the protein MKRIVWTEPARADVRRIDREMAMRILTALDRFVRTGEGDVKALQGRDELRLRVGDYRLFFVNIEEDIELRRVLHRREAYR from the coding sequence GTGAAGCGGATCGTCTGGACTGAACCGGCCAGGGCCGATGTTCGACGCATCGACCGCGAGATGGCCATGCGCATTCTCACAGCGCTTGACCGCTTCGTCCGCACCGGTGAGGGCGACGTAAAAGCCCTGCAAGGGCGGGACGAACTCCGCCTCCGCGTCGGCGACTACCGGCTCTTCTTCGTCAACATCGAGGAGGATATCGAACTCCGCCGCGTCCTTCATCGCCGGGAAGCATACCGATAG
- a CDS encoding FAD-dependent oxidoreductase: MPKPILFAIDDDVSVLEAVVQDLRRQYGQFYRIIRAASGQAALDTCVQLKERNEVVALFLSDQRMPGMTGVDLLQQVIAIYPEAKRVLLTAYADTEAAIRAINAAKIHYYLNKPWDPPEEKLYPVLTDLLESWKQGYKPPFEGIRVVGPRWSPADYAVRDFLSRNRIPYMWLNPHQNPEALTLLREKGIDDAKLPVILFGDGTALVQPTMTEIAEKVGLRTQAQQEFYDVVIVGAGPGGLAAAVYGASEGLRTLVVEPVAPGGQAGSSSRIENYLGFPEGLSGEELAKRAFLQANRLGAEFLTQRVTCIRTEGQYHIVKMADGGEVTCHVCLIATGVSYCMLDIPGADRFTGAGVYYGAAQTEAHACRDEIVYIIGGANSAGQAAMHFSRYAATVHLLVRGDSLEKGMSKYLVDQIESTENIIVETRTQIVAMGGGDHLECVTISSPKGEEVRQASSVFIFIGAAPKTDWLPREVALDSKGFILAGPDLKSSGAQFPLQDRDPYLLETSVPGVFVAGDVRHGSVKRCASAVGEGSIAIQFVHQYLATL, translated from the coding sequence ATGCCAAAACCAATTCTTTTTGCAATTGACGACGATGTGAGTGTGCTTGAGGCGGTTGTACAGGACCTTAGGCGGCAGTACGGCCAGTTTTATAGAATCATCCGGGCGGCTTCCGGACAAGCGGCGCTCGATACCTGCGTGCAGTTGAAGGAGCGCAACGAAGTGGTTGCGCTGTTCCTTTCGGACCAGCGGATGCCGGGGATGACGGGCGTCGACCTGCTTCAGCAGGTAATCGCGATCTACCCCGAGGCGAAACGCGTGCTGCTGACGGCGTATGCGGACACTGAGGCCGCGATCCGGGCGATCAATGCGGCGAAGATTCACTACTACCTGAATAAGCCTTGGGACCCGCCGGAGGAGAAGCTTTACCCGGTACTGACAGACCTGTTGGAGTCCTGGAAGCAGGGCTACAAGCCTCCCTTTGAGGGTATTCGGGTGGTGGGACCGAGATGGTCGCCGGCCGATTATGCGGTGCGCGACTTTCTTTCCCGAAACAGAATTCCTTACATGTGGCTGAATCCTCACCAGAATCCTGAGGCGCTGACTTTGCTGCGGGAGAAGGGGATCGACGACGCAAAGCTGCCGGTGATCCTTTTTGGCGACGGCACCGCTCTGGTGCAGCCAACGATGACCGAGATCGCCGAGAAGGTGGGCCTAAGGACGCAGGCGCAGCAGGAGTTTTATGACGTGGTGATCGTCGGCGCAGGGCCGGGAGGGCTGGCGGCGGCCGTCTATGGAGCTTCGGAAGGCCTGCGAACGCTGGTGGTCGAGCCGGTTGCGCCGGGTGGACAGGCGGGGTCTAGCTCGAGGATCGAAAACTATCTCGGTTTCCCCGAGGGACTGAGCGGCGAGGAACTCGCCAAGCGGGCTTTTCTGCAGGCGAACCGGCTGGGCGCGGAGTTTCTGACGCAGAGGGTTACCTGCATCCGCACTGAAGGGCAGTACCACATCGTAAAGATGGCGGACGGCGGCGAGGTCACCTGCCACGTGTGCCTGATTGCCACGGGCGTCTCGTATTGCATGCTGGATATTCCTGGGGCGGATCGCTTTACAGGTGCCGGCGTCTACTACGGTGCGGCGCAGACTGAGGCGCACGCCTGCCGCGACGAGATTGTGTATATCATCGGCGGGGCAAATTCCGCGGGGCAGGCGGCGATGCACTTCTCGCGCTACGCCGCGACGGTGCATCTGCTGGTGCGCGGGGACTCGCTGGAGAAGGGCATGTCGAAGTACCTGGTGGATCAGATCGAGTCGACCGAGAACATCATCGTTGAGACGAGGACGCAGATTGTGGCGATGGGCGGCGGCGACCACCTCGAGTGCGTGACGATTTCTTCGCCAAAGGGCGAAGAGGTGCGGCAGGCGTCGTCGGTCTTCATCTTTATCGGTGCCGCTCCGAAGACGGACTGGCTGCCACGGGAGGTTGCGCTCGACAGCAAGGGCTTTATTCTCGCGGGCCCGGATCTGAAGAGTTCTGGAGCACAGTTTCCGCTGCAAGATCGGGACCCGTACCTGTTGGAGACCAGCGTTCCGGGAGTCTTCGTGGCGGGCGACGTGCGGCATGGGTCGGTGAAGCGATGTGCTTCCGCTGTGGGCGAAGGGTCGATTGCAATCCAGTTTGTGCATCAGTATCTGGCAACACTGTAG
- a CDS encoding ArnT family glycosyltransferase: MAQPRAKLWVWVATALAAGVALRLYFLHIAPKLTTDTLLYGDIAKNLLQNHVYGFTVPGHPPRPTLIRVPGYPLFLTLCFLLFGVENYTAVLYLQLLIDLATCLLVADLARRLWGTRAGMAALWLAALCPFTANYVASALTETLTLFFIAAAFYALHRWSETTLGYNRWLWLIAASLAAAILVRPEQGLLATAIMPAMLWVAGRSRASTFSSVSVRLAPVFIAALCVVLPFVPWAARNWHAFHVIQPLAPRSATDPGEHIPLGFQRWYRTWAIEFASNEYVYWNYDSSDIKITDLPTRAFDSPAQRAETAQLLADYNLTDSDSPAIDARFNALAAERISGRPLRYYVVLPVARLANMLFRPRLELTAITLEWWQWNEDRKESTFAYAYALLNLAYMVLGARGFIRWKSLPPAFAGQAPLALGMAAYVALRCALLLTLDNSEDRYTLEFFPILIFCAAVLFKREEAPAIS; encoded by the coding sequence ATGGCGCAACCGAGAGCAAAGCTGTGGGTATGGGTCGCAACCGCACTTGCGGCAGGCGTTGCACTTCGCCTTTACTTTCTGCATATCGCCCCAAAGCTCACCACCGATACCCTCCTCTACGGCGACATCGCAAAGAATCTCCTCCAGAACCACGTATACGGCTTCACCGTCCCCGGACATCCGCCGCGCCCGACCCTCATCCGCGTTCCGGGCTACCCACTCTTTCTCACCCTCTGCTTCCTTCTCTTTGGCGTCGAGAACTACACCGCCGTCCTCTATCTCCAACTCCTCATCGACCTTGCCACCTGCCTCCTCGTCGCCGATCTCGCCCGTCGCCTCTGGGGCACCCGAGCCGGCATGGCCGCCCTATGGCTGGCCGCCCTCTGTCCCTTTACCGCCAACTACGTCGCTTCGGCACTCACTGAGACACTCACCCTCTTCTTCATCGCCGCTGCCTTCTATGCCCTCCATCGCTGGAGCGAGACCACCCTCGGCTACAACCGTTGGCTCTGGCTCATCGCCGCTTCGCTCGCCGCAGCCATCCTCGTCCGTCCGGAGCAGGGCCTCCTCGCTACCGCCATCATGCCGGCTATGCTCTGGGTCGCCGGACGCTCCCGTGCCAGCACCTTCTCGTCGGTTTCAGTACGTCTGGCACCTGTTTTCATCGCCGCGCTCTGCGTCGTGCTCCCATTCGTACCCTGGGCCGCGCGCAACTGGCACGCCTTTCACGTCATTCAGCCCTTGGCCCCACGCTCCGCCACCGACCCCGGCGAGCACATTCCCCTCGGCTTCCAGCGCTGGTATCGCACCTGGGCCATCGAGTTCGCAAGCAACGAGTACGTCTACTGGAACTACGACAGCAGCGACATCAAGATCACCGATCTTCCCACCCGCGCCTTCGACTCGCCCGCCCAGCGCGCCGAGACCGCCCAACTTCTCGCCGACTACAACCTCACCGACAGCGACTCCCCTGCGATCGACGCCCGCTTCAACGCTCTGGCCGCCGAACGCATCTCCGGCCGCCCGCTCCGCTACTACGTTGTCCTGCCCGTGGCTCGCCTCGCGAACATGCTCTTCCGTCCACGCCTTGAGCTGACGGCCATTACTCTCGAGTGGTGGCAGTGGAACGAAGACCGCAAGGAATCGACCTTCGCCTACGCCTACGCCTTGCTCAATCTGGCATACATGGTCCTGGGAGCTCGCGGCTTCATCCGCTGGAAGTCCCTCCCGCCCGCATTTGCCGGCCAAGCTCCCCTCGCACTTGGGATGGCAGCCTACGTAGCTCTCCGCTGCGCTCTGCTCCTCACACTCGACAACTCGGAAGACCGCTACACTCTGGAGTTCTTTCCCATCCTCATCTTCTGCGCCGCAGTCCTCTTCAAACGCGAAGAAGCGCCAGCCATCAGCTGA
- a CDS encoding response regulator transcription factor encodes MNRIILGDNQAIFRAGAARLLAMEDDVRIVAQCDNGARLLAAVEANRGAVILLSTGLNIDLPALLVQTKQLASRVILITEKAEELPDHVISNLDGVISRNIAGPELIDTIRRVSHGLRCVRHSGVTTMRAQDSVGERVRDRLTPKEMQIVALIVQGCKNKDIATQLNTKEQVIKNYLRNIYDKTGVSDRLELALFTIHHRNLAEAAAKVGELLRKKTA; translated from the coding sequence ATGAATCGAATCATACTTGGAGACAACCAGGCCATCTTTCGTGCGGGAGCAGCCCGCCTGCTGGCCATGGAAGACGATGTGCGGATCGTAGCACAGTGCGATAACGGAGCACGCCTTCTCGCGGCCGTCGAAGCCAACCGCGGTGCCGTCATCTTGCTCTCTACCGGCCTCAATATTGATCTCCCCGCCCTGCTGGTCCAGACCAAGCAACTCGCCAGTCGCGTAATCCTCATCACCGAGAAAGCCGAGGAGCTGCCCGACCACGTCATCTCCAATCTCGACGGCGTCATCTCCCGCAACATCGCCGGCCCGGAGCTCATCGACACCATCCGTCGCGTCTCCCACGGTCTGCGCTGCGTCCGCCACTCCGGTGTGACCACCATGCGGGCTCAGGACAGCGTCGGCGAGCGGGTCCGCGACCGCCTCACACCCAAGGAGATGCAGATCGTTGCCCTCATCGTCCAGGGCTGCAAGAACAAGGACATCGCCACCCAATTGAATACAAAAGAGCAGGTCATCAAGAACTACCTGCGCAATATCTACGACAAGACAGGCGTCTCCGACCGCCTCGAGCTGGCTCTCTTTACCATCCACCACCGGAATCTCGCCGAAGCCGCCGCCAAGGTAGGCGAACTCCTCCGCAAAAAAACGGCGTAG